The DNA region GCAGGTCGCTACGCAGAAATGTGGCGCCTGCAGCAGGAACAGCGCAACGATTTGTCGCCGGTTGAGATGGGTCAATAAGCTTTATATTATTTTCTATTCCATCGTGGTAAAGTTCTGCCATTCCCCGACGAGAGTGGCGAGAGACCCGCTCCCTGGGAATGCGTCGCGTGCTGGCTGGTCCCTTACCGCCCGGCAGTGCTTTCACCGTACTGCTTGCAAGCATGGCGCCATTTGCAATCCGCTCAAATAGCTCATAGGAAGTAGTGCAATGGTTATTGCCGAACTCGAACCCAAAGCGGTCTGGGAACATTTCCAGACCTTGTGCGACATTCCGCGTCCTTCCAAGCACGAAGAACAACTGCGCGATTACCTCAAAGGCTGGGCTGACCTCAATGGCCTGGAATCGGTGATTGACGCTGCGGGTAACCTGATCATCCGCAAGCCGGCTACCCCGGGCATGGAAAACCGTGTCGGCGTGGTCATGCAGGGCCACCTGGACATGGTGTGTCAGGCCAATGCCGGCACCGAACACGATTTCTTCAAGGATCCGATCCGTCCGGTACTGAAGGATGGCTGGCTGATCGCTGAGAACACCACCCTGGGCGCCGACAACGGCATCGGCGTGGCACTGGCCATGGCGGCCCTGGTCAGCAAGGACATCAAGCACGGCCCGATCGAAGCCCTGTTCACCCTGGATGAAGAGCAAGGCATGGGCGGCGCCATTGGCCTGGAAACCGGCCTGCTCAAGGGCAAGTTCATGCTCAACCTCGATACCGAGGAATGGGGTGAGTTCTATATGGGGTGTGCCGGCGGCATCGACGTTAATGTCGAACGTCAGTACGCCACCCGCGCCGTTCCGGCCGGCTACCAGGTTGTGCGTCTGGCCGTGACCGGCTTGCGCGGCGGCCACTCCGGTGCCGACATTCACCTCGGCCGCGGCAATGCCAACAAGATCCTGCTGCGCGTGATGAACGACCTGGGTCGTGAAACCGACCTGTGCCTGGCCGGCTTCACCGGCGGTACCGCCCGCAACGCCCTGGCACGCGAAGCCTTTGCCGTCGTGGCCGTTCCCAAGGCCGACCTGGGCAAGGTTGCCGGCCTGCTGGATTCGATGCAG from Paludibacterium sp. B53371 includes:
- a CDS encoding aminoacyl-histidine dipeptidase, with the protein product MVIAELEPKAVWEHFQTLCDIPRPSKHEEQLRDYLKGWADLNGLESVIDAAGNLIIRKPATPGMENRVGVVMQGHLDMVCQANAGTEHDFFKDPIRPVLKDGWLIAENTTLGADNGIGVALAMAALVSKDIKHGPIEALFTLDEEQGMGGAIGLETGLLKGKFMLNLDTEEWGEFYMGCAGGIDVNVERQYATRAVPAGYQVVRLAVTGLRGGHSGADIHLGRGNANKILLRVMNDLGRETDLCLAGFTGGTARNALAREAFAVVAVPKADLGKVAGLLDSMQQVLREEYAGIDDGVTLGCSDDKADSVLAADDQKAILSALHASPHGVKAMSARVTGVVETSNNVGVIRINDGKMTANFMVRSLNNSGTMMLANEIISLFSLINAEISTEGGYPGWAPNPSSKLLALCREVYKRDFKAESNVKVIHAGLECGIIGSKYPQMDMVSFGPNIRGAHAPGERVEVESVGYCWELVKAILAEVPVA